In Bradyrhizobium sp. WBOS07, the genomic window CCGGCTCGCCGGTCTGCGAGGGATGAACGGCGACAGTCATTTACTTGGCTCCGGCGAGCAGTTTGGTGCGCGCGTCCTCGGTCCGGATGACGTCTTCAGCCGGGATGTCGAAGTCGCGGTGATAGTTGAAGGTGTGGCCGATCCCGACGGCGAGCATCGCGATGAAGCTCAGCGCCGCCAACCACCACATGTACCAGACCAGAGCAAAGCCCATCGCGGTGGCGAGCCCGGCGAGGACGATGCCGGTGCCGGTGCTGCTGGGCATGTGGATCGGCCTGAAGCCGGTGAGGGGGCGCTGGTAGCCGCGGCGCTTCATGTCCCACCAGGCGTCGTTGTCGTGAACGACAGGGGTGAAGGCGAAATTGTAGTCCGGCGGCGGCGAGGAGGTCGCCCATTCCAGCGTGCGGGCATCCCAGGGGTCGCCCGTGACGTCCTTGAGCTGCTCGCGCCTGAGGAAGCTGACCGCGAACTGCATCAGCATGCACATGATGCCGAGCAGGACGAGGCCGGCGCCGATCGCGGCGATGACGAACCAGATCTGCAAGCTGGGATCGTCGAACACGCGCAGGCGGCGGGTCACGCCCATCAGGCCGAGCACGTAGAGCGGCATGAAGGCGAGGTAGAAGCCGGTGACCCAGAACCAGAACGACAGCTTGCCCCAGAACGGATCGAGCCTGAAGCCGAACGCCTTCGGGAACCAGTAGGAGATGCCGGCGAACGCGCCGAACACCACGCCGCCGATGATCACGTTGTGGAAGTGCGCGATCAGGAACAGGCTGTTGTGCAGCACGAAGTCGGCCGGCGGCACCGCCAGCAGCACGCCGGTCATGCCGCCGATCACGAAGGTCAGCATGAAGGCGATGGTCCACATCATCGGCAGCTCGTACCGGATGCGGCCGCGATACATCGTGAACAGCCAGTTGAACATCTTCGCGCCCGTCGGGATCGAGATGATCATCGTGGTGATGCCGAAGAACGAGTTGACGCTGGCGCCCGAACCCATCGTGAAGAAGTGGTGCAGCCACACCAGGTACGACAGGATGGTGATGACGACCGTGGCGTAGACCATCGAGGTGTAGCCGAACAGCCGCTTGCCGGAGAAGGTCGAGGTGACCTCGGAGAAGATGCCGAACGCCGGAAGAACCAGGATGTAGACCTCGGGGTGGCCCCAGATCCAGATCAGGTTCACGTACATCATCGGGCTGCCGCCGAAATCGTTGGTGAAGAAGTTGGTGCCGACGTAGCGATCGAGCGACAGCAGCGCGAGCACGACGGTCAGGACCGGGAAGGAGGCGACGATCAGGACGTTGGTGCAGAGCGAGGTCCAGGTGAACACCGGCATCTTCATCATGGTCATGCCGGGGCAGCGCAGCTTGACGATGGTGCAGATCAGGTTGATGCCGGACAGCGTCGTTCCGACGCCGGCGACCTGAAGCGCCCAGATGTAATAGTCGACGCCGACATCGGGACTGTAGCCGATGTTCGACAGCGGCGGATAGGCCAGCCAGCCGGTGCGGGCGAACTCGCCGATGAACAGCGAGGCCATCACCAGCACCGCGCCGCCGACGGTCATCCAGAAGCTGAAATTGTTCAGGAACGGAAACGACACGTCGCGCGCGCCGATCTGCAGCGGCACGACGTAGTTCATCAGGCCCGTGACCAGCGGCATCGCCACGAAGAAGATCATGATGACGCCGTGAGCGGTGAAGACCTGGTCGTAGTGATGGGCGTTGAGATAGCCCTCGGAGCCGCCGAAGGCGAGCATCTGCTGGCCGCGCATCATCAGCGCGTCGGCAAAGCCGCGCAGCAGCATCACGATGCCGAGGATCATGTACATGATGCCGATGCGCTTGTGGTCCACGGTGGTGAACCATTCGCGCCAGAGATAGCCCCAGAGGCGGAAATAGGTGAGGGCGCCGAGCAATGCGGCGCCGCCGAGCGCGACCACGACGAAGGTGCCGACGACGATCGGCTCGTGCAGCGGCAGCGATTCGAAGCCGAGCCGGCCGAAGATGAGCTTGGGAAGATCAGGAGACATGCGAATTCTCTTTAGGAATCTGACTTCAGGAGTCGGACTTCGGACGCTGTCCGAGGAAGAAGGACGAGGACTTCAGCGGCGTGAACGAGGGCCGCTTCAGGCCGGCGCCGAGCAGCGGCGCGGTGTCGACGGGAGCCGTGATGGACGCGGTGGTCCTGCCCTGCGGCGCATCCGGCGTGCAGGTGCCGGCGACGAAGCTCGGCTCGGGCCCAAGCGCGGTGCCGCGGCGGGCGTATTTGTCGTAGGCCAGCGGCAGGGTGTTGTTGAGGCCCTGATGGCCGGCGCCGCCCTTGGCGTCGATCGCCATCATTTCGCTCTGGCACATCTTGCCGGTCTCGACGCACATGTTGAGGATCAGGCGGTAGAGATCGGCATCGACGGTGCCCCAGCGCCGCACCGGCTCATTCTGGCTGGGCTTCTCGAGCTGGAGATATTCGGCGCGGCCGAGCGCGCCGCCGGCGGATTTGGCCTGCGCGATCCAGGCGTCAAAGCCCTTGTCGTCGAGGCCCCGGAAGTTGAAGTGCATGCCGGAGAAGCCGGCGCCGCTGTAGTTGGCCGAGAAGCCCTTATACGTGCCGGCGTGGTTCACCACCGCATGCAGCTTGGTCTCCATGCCCGGCATCGCGTAGATCTGGCCGGCCAGCGCGGGGATGTAGAACGAGTTCATCACCGAGGACGCCGTGATGCGGAAGGTGATCGGGCGATCGACCGGAGCTGCGAGCTCGTTGACGGTGGCGATGCCGTAGTCCGGGTAGATGAACAGCCATTTCCAGTCGAGCGCGACGACGTCGACCTCGAGTGGAGCCTTGGCCTGATCCACGGCGCGGTCGGCATGGATGCGGCCGAGCGTGCGATAGGGGTCGAGCAGATGCGTGCCCATCCAGGTCAGCGCCCCCAGGCAAACGATGATCAAGAGCGGCGCCGACCAGATCACGAGCTCGAGGGCGGTCGAGTGATCCCAGTCCGGCTCGTAGCGGGCCGCGGTGTTGGACTGGCGA contains:
- the cyoB gene encoding cytochrome o ubiquinol oxidase subunit I; the protein is MSPDLPKLIFGRLGFESLPLHEPIVVGTFVVVALGGAALLGALTYFRLWGYLWREWFTTVDHKRIGIMYMILGIVMLLRGFADALMMRGQQMLAFGGSEGYLNAHHYDQVFTAHGVIMIFFVAMPLVTGLMNYVVPLQIGARDVSFPFLNNFSFWMTVGGAVLVMASLFIGEFARTGWLAYPPLSNIGYSPDVGVDYYIWALQVAGVGTTLSGINLICTIVKLRCPGMTMMKMPVFTWTSLCTNVLIVASFPVLTVVLALLSLDRYVGTNFFTNDFGGSPMMYVNLIWIWGHPEVYILVLPAFGIFSEVTSTFSGKRLFGYTSMVYATVVITILSYLVWLHHFFTMGSGASVNSFFGITTMIISIPTGAKMFNWLFTMYRGRIRYELPMMWTIAFMLTFVIGGMTGVLLAVPPADFVLHNSLFLIAHFHNVIIGGVVFGAFAGISYWFPKAFGFRLDPFWGKLSFWFWVTGFYLAFMPLYVLGLMGVTRRLRVFDDPSLQIWFVIAAIGAGLVLLGIMCMLMQFAVSFLRREQLKDVTGDPWDARTLEWATSSPPPDYNFAFTPVVHDNDAWWDMKRRGYQRPLTGFRPIHMPSSTGTGIVLAGLATAMGFALVWYMWWLAALSFIAMLAVGIGHTFNYHRDFDIPAEDVIRTEDARTKLLAGAK
- the cyoA gene encoding ubiquinol oxidase subunit II; translation: MSRLKILALLPLAAALTGCDYVVLAPAGDIAAQQRDLVVISTVLMLLIVLPVMALTVLFAWRYRQSNTAARYEPDWDHSTALELVIWSAPLLIIVCLGALTWMGTHLLDPYRTLGRIHADRAVDQAKAPLEVDVVALDWKWLFIYPDYGIATVNELAAPVDRPITFRITASSVMNSFYIPALAGQIYAMPGMETKLHAVVNHAGTYKGFSANYSGAGFSGMHFNFRGLDDKGFDAWIAQAKSAGGALGRAEYLQLEKPSQNEPVRRWGTVDADLYRLILNMCVETGKMCQSEMMAIDAKGGAGHQGLNNTLPLAYDKYARRGTALGPEPSFVAGTCTPDAPQGRTTASITAPVDTAPLLGAGLKRPSFTPLKSSSFFLGQRPKSDS